In a genomic window of Phaenicophaeus curvirostris isolate KB17595 chromosome Z, BPBGC_Pcur_1.0, whole genome shotgun sequence:
- the TMEM215 gene encoding transmembrane protein 215: protein MARAMRPDDINPRTGLVVALVSVFLVFGFMFTVSGIKGETLGDIPLLAIGPAICLPGIAAIALTRKTDGCTKWPKNKCPCCKDVGDRDVMELLRTPSDLESGKGSCDELAKKAYRKDRRVLRGEDSVSICTTTTTTTMGECKSLIRKVEQEEVLRYLETCYPEMPGNVFVGDGSTYSALEKKSSSPTRDGDACPDIEDNIFVAPKDSIIVCSYKENSPYDKYCCYINPTGVNSDQETIV from the coding sequence ATGGCGCGGGCCATGAGACCCGACGACATCAACCCCCGCACGGGGCTGGTGGTGGCTCTGGTCAGCGTCTTCCTGGTGTTCGGGTTCATGTTCACCGTGTCCGGCATCAAGGGGGAGACGCTGGGGGACATCCCGCTGCTGGCCATCGGGCCCGCCATCTGCCTGCCGGGCATCGCCGCCATCGCCCTCACCAGGAAGACCGACGGCTGCACCAAGTGGCCCAAGAACAAGTGCCCGTGCTGCAAGGACGTCGGGGACCGCGATGTCATGGAGCTACTGAGGACCCCCTCGGACCTGGAGTCGGGCAAGGGCAGCTGCGACGAGCTGGCCAAGAAGGCGTACCGGAAGGACAGGAGGGTGCTGCGGGGCGAGGACTCGGTGTCCATctgcaccaccaccaccaccaccaccatgggAGAGTGCAAGAGCCTCATCAGAAaggtggagcaggaggaggtgctgagaTACCTGGAAACCTGTTACCCAGAGATGCCGGGGAATGTGTTCGTGGGAGATGGCTCCACGTACAGTGCCTTGGAGAAGAAGAGCTCTTCTCCCACCAGGGACGGTGACGCTTGCCCTGACATCGAAGACAACATTTTTGTGGCTCCTAAAGACAGTATCATTGTCTGCTCGTACAAGGAGAACAGTCCTTATGACAAATACTGTTGTTACATAAACCCCACTGGAGTCAACTCAGACCAGGAGACCATAGTGTGA